In candidate division KSB1 bacterium, the following proteins share a genomic window:
- a CDS encoding STAS domain-containing protein has protein sequence MQVLTTDEKDVIVIHLHGRITGVQDTDDFHNVIETILTSDFKNAVLDIKGVDWMNSTGLALLVRAYTQLHEAGCRMHIAGASPAVQTVLHTTKLDSVFGLFPNVAEAAADLRQTVA, from the coding sequence ATGCAAGTCCTCACCACCGACGAGAAAGACGTCATCGTGATTCATCTGCACGGCCGCATCACGGGTGTGCAAGACACGGATGATTTTCACAACGTGATCGAAACCATCCTCACGAGCGACTTCAAGAACGCCGTGCTGGATATCAAAGGCGTGGACTGGATGAATTCCACCGGCCTCGCGCTGCTGGTGCGCGCCTATACGCAACTGCACGAAGCCGGATGTCGGATGCACATCGCCGGAGCCTCGCCGGCCGTGCAGACCGTCCTGCACACCACCAAGTTGGACAGCGTCTTCGGCCTCTTCCCCAACGTCGCCGAAGCCGCCGCGGATCTGCGCCAAACCGTGGCTTAG
- a CDS encoding PPC domain-containing protein has protein sequence MWRARICPLLIVAALLSAASRVPAVVEVEPNDNNWQANPVVCGDTVICAVLSSGTPADVDNFRFTVLGPDSVLLTTYSCFASVNTFLILYDSNDSIVATDNDSGPGYCSEIRYRTPGPATYVARVMRTLPTVDSVYSLTISCLNPPPQEYDLCTTPRIIESLPYYNEGSTYGATHQAGTAAPDVFYRFHNYTVANYDITVCASTWDARVGLLSYCHGGWGDDESVGCGLGAALTTYGLPIGDYLIIVEGVAANQQGDFSLEVAADLPPCPAPDAVVMWQVGGYPFLEWPDLVGPQSFAVWNSASPDGPWEHLGLSPFSYYLDSLGYNPSRRFYRVTSICPW, from the coding sequence ATGTGGCGCGCGCGGATCTGCCCGCTGCTCATTGTCGCCGCACTGCTGAGCGCCGCGAGTCGCGTGCCGGCCGTCGTCGAAGTGGAACCCAATGACAATAACTGGCAAGCTAACCCGGTGGTCTGTGGCGACACGGTCATCTGTGCCGTCCTCAGCAGCGGCACCCCTGCGGACGTCGATAATTTCCGCTTCACGGTACTTGGCCCCGACTCCGTCCTGTTGACAACCTATTCCTGCTTTGCCTCCGTCAACACCTTCCTGATTCTCTACGACAGCAACGACTCCATCGTCGCGACCGACAACGACAGCGGCCCCGGCTATTGCAGTGAGATCCGCTATCGCACGCCCGGCCCCGCAACCTATGTCGCCCGCGTCATGCGCACCCTGCCGACCGTCGATTCCGTGTACTCCCTGACGATCTCGTGCCTGAATCCGCCCCCGCAGGAATACGATCTTTGCACCACCCCGCGGATTATCGAAAGCCTGCCTTATTATAATGAAGGCTCGACCTACGGCGCGACCCATCAGGCCGGCACGGCGGCGCCCGACGTCTTCTATCGCTTTCACAATTACACCGTCGCCAACTACGATATCACGGTTTGCGCTTCGACGTGGGACGCGCGCGTGGGCCTGCTCTCCTACTGCCACGGCGGCTGGGGTGACGACGAGTCCGTCGGCTGCGGTCTTGGCGCGGCGCTCACAACCTACGGCCTTCCCATCGGAGATTACCTGATCATCGTCGAAGGCGTCGCCGCGAATCAACAGGGAGATTTCTCTCTCGAAGTCGCCGCCGACCTGCCGCCTTGCCCCGCCCCCGATGCCGTCGTGATGTGGCAAGTCGGAGGGTATCCCTTCCTCGAATGGCCCGATCTGGTTGGACCCCAGTCCTTCGCGGTCTGGAACTCCGCGTCACCGGACGGCCCCTGGGAGCATCTCGGACTCTCACCGTTCTCCTACTATCTCGATTCCCTCGGCTACAATCCCAGCCGCCGATTCTACCGCGTCACCTCAATCTGTCCGTGGTGA
- a CDS encoding T9SS type A sorting domain-containing protein codes for MSWTLAIALPPAVQWEKQYGPGAAGEFGQAVIQTADGGYAVAGVTDFLDLFGDFMLLRLDANGDTLWTRIYVDLAGEQSPRALFQKPDNGFVIGGQHNDFMSGDADYRLIETDAAGNLVGTHTYADPNYDLCADMIPTADGGVMFVGTRDVSGVMQANVQKVDNAWNLEWDSTYAFFPTGSNGAADIRQTGDGGYALAGTFQNVDSTKIFLAKINALGFTQWAVLLDPYGMEWGYCLELAGSGFVVGGMADTGGPDLYDACLIATDGAGTLLWSGTYGGADVDWARDLSATPDGGLVATGYNVEGFDDYTYIFKTDGSGIEYWSVLLGAASSDEGRSVRPTADGGYVATGLRARPDAEDQNIYVVKLIADVPLPVELLAFDARIVGDGIELSFTTAAETNTAYFEILRSAGADFAAIARLEGAGNSTTERHYSFADQRVNPGTTYRYFLADIDADGNRTEHRDRMQTVTFGGTAELPADFALSAFPNPFNPGTTVEFALPEALRATVKVFDPAGRLVRTLADNVFPAGSHRVAFAAAGLPSGIYLVRVEAGEYSKIAKLVLLK; via the coding sequence ATGAGTTGGACCCTGGCGATCGCGCTGCCGCCGGCAGTCCAGTGGGAGAAGCAGTACGGACCGGGAGCGGCTGGTGAATTCGGTCAAGCGGTGATCCAGACCGCTGACGGCGGTTATGCCGTCGCCGGTGTGACGGACTTCCTCGATCTGTTCGGGGATTTCATGCTGCTCCGACTCGACGCCAACGGCGACACCCTCTGGACTCGCATCTATGTCGATTTGGCCGGTGAACAGTCGCCGCGGGCGCTGTTCCAAAAACCGGATAACGGATTTGTGATCGGCGGCCAGCATAACGACTTCATGTCCGGCGACGCCGATTATCGTTTGATCGAGACCGATGCCGCCGGAAACCTCGTCGGTACGCATACCTACGCGGATCCCAATTACGACCTATGCGCCGACATGATCCCGACCGCTGATGGCGGCGTCATGTTCGTCGGCACGCGCGATGTGTCCGGTGTCATGCAGGCGAACGTGCAGAAGGTCGATAATGCGTGGAATCTCGAGTGGGATTCCACCTACGCCTTCTTTCCCACCGGGTCGAATGGTGCCGCCGATATTCGCCAAACCGGTGACGGGGGCTACGCATTGGCGGGAACCTTTCAGAACGTGGATTCGACGAAGATCTTCCTCGCGAAGATCAACGCACTCGGGTTTACGCAGTGGGCGGTTCTGCTCGATCCCTACGGGATGGAATGGGGATACTGCCTCGAATTGGCTGGAAGCGGGTTCGTCGTCGGCGGCATGGCCGACACCGGCGGCCCGGACCTCTATGACGCGTGTCTGATCGCGACCGATGGCGCCGGAACCCTGCTCTGGAGTGGTACTTACGGTGGAGCCGACGTTGATTGGGCCCGCGATCTCAGTGCCACGCCTGACGGCGGGTTGGTAGCGACCGGTTACAATGTCGAGGGCTTCGACGATTATACCTACATCTTCAAGACGGATGGCAGCGGTATTGAATACTGGTCCGTACTCCTCGGTGCCGCATCGTCCGATGAGGGCCGATCCGTTCGTCCGACCGCTGACGGAGGCTACGTGGCGACCGGACTCCGTGCGCGTCCCGATGCCGAGGACCAGAACATCTACGTCGTGAAACTCATCGCTGACGTGCCGCTGCCGGTGGAACTGCTCGCCTTCGATGCTCGGATCGTCGGTGATGGCATCGAGCTCTCCTTCACCACGGCGGCTGAGACCAACACGGCCTATTTCGAGATTCTGCGATCCGCCGGCGCTGACTTCGCCGCGATCGCCAGACTCGAAGGCGCTGGGAATTCGACCACGGAGCGGCACTACTCTTTCGCCGATCAGCGCGTGAATCCGGGGACGACCTATCGCTATTTCCTCGCCGACATCGATGCCGACGGAAACCGCACTGAGCATCGCGATCGTATGCAGACCGTGACCTTCGGCGGAACCGCCGAGCTCCCCGCGGATTTCGCGCTGTCGGCATTTCCCAATCCGTTCAATCCCGGAACCACTGTCGAATTCGCCCTCCCGGAAGCGTTGCGAGCCACCGTGAAGGTGTTCGATCCGGCGGGCAGACTCGTCCGCACACTGGCCGACAACGTGTTCCCCGCCGGCAGCCA